Proteins encoded in a region of the Candidatus Bathyarchaeota archaeon genome:
- a CDS encoding ribbon-helix-helix domain-containing protein, which translates to MSNSNLNLLQIKIPIEWKQPLEDKARQKGYVTTAEAVRVLIRDFLAEP; encoded by the coding sequence ATGAGTAACAGTAACTTAAATCTCCTCCAAATCAAGATTCCGATAGAATGGAAACAGCCCCTCGAAGACAAAGCACGTCAGAAAGGCTATGTAACCACGGCAGAGGCAGTAAGAGTTCTAATCCGCGACTTCTTAGCGGAACCATAA
- a CDS encoding Type 1 glutamine amidotransferase-like domain-containing protein produces the protein MPKLYLLGGENVYRRSAKAINDQAFSDAGGRPRVLVVPWARPSFDKPYQKRKLLTDYFASLGASTVDFAEYEAMADVAEKIAAADLLYLTGGQASILIERAKKMGLDGLLRSFDGVIVGRSAGALALCRRCVTTVRNNGRVRVVDGLGLADITLKAHYHSEKDEALKRFSRETPIFAVPSNSALLWDEGEMSALGEVYVFSGGERLSYEKYRLT, from the coding sequence ATGCCCAAGCTGTATCTTTTAGGCGGAGAAAACGTTTACCGCAGAAGCGCCAAAGCCATCAACGATCAAGCCTTCAGCGACGCGGGTGGGCGCCCGCGGGTTCTGGTGGTTCCTTGGGCGCGGCCATCCTTTGATAAGCCCTACCAGAAACGCAAGCTACTAACTGACTACTTCGCTTCCCTGGGCGCCTCCACGGTTGATTTTGCCGAGTACGAGGCGATGGCTGATGTGGCAGAGAAAATAGCGGCGGCTGACCTGCTGTATTTGACGGGTGGACAAGCCAGCATCCTCATCGAACGAGCCAAAAAGATGGGGCTTGATGGGCTACTAAGGAGCTTTGACGGCGTCATTGTGGGGCGAAGTGCAGGTGCGCTGGCGCTTTGCAGGCGATGCGTAACCACAGTCCGAAACAACGGCAGAGTCCGCGTCGTAGACGGCTTAGGCCTAGCCGACATCACCTTAAAGGCGCATTACCACTCAGAAAAAGATGAGGCGCTCAAACGGTTTTCGAGGGAAACGCCGATTTTTGCGGTGCCCTCCAACTCAGCACTCCTCTGGGATGAGGGGGAGATGTCTGCTTTAGGCGAGGTCTACGTTTTTTCGGGCGGCGAACGCTTATCCTACGAGAAGTATCGTTTAACGTAG
- a CDS encoding 4Fe-4S dicluster domain-containing protein, protein MSQEAPPTPQSQEHPIKASEIDPKFKYELQKIHGAEKILKCFQCGTCTSDCPVARFSDSYRPRTLIHMAQLGLKDRVLNSDTLWLCAACFTCTDRCPQDVEVAAVIRVFRNLAAEKGCIPQVFKDQAQSLIETGYAYKIPDLRVKKRESLGLPPLPRGNAEAAKKMLKGIKFFSCIQQPQGESGDVKQ, encoded by the coding sequence ATGAGTCAAGAAGCCCCCCCAACTCCACAGAGCCAGGAGCACCCAATCAAAGCTTCTGAAATCGACCCAAAATTCAAGTATGAACTCCAAAAAATCCACGGCGCCGAAAAAATCCTCAAATGCTTCCAATGCGGCACCTGCACAAGCGACTGCCCCGTCGCCCGATTCAGCGACTCCTACCGGCCCCGCACACTCATCCACATGGCGCAGCTGGGCCTCAAAGACCGCGTCCTCAACAGCGACACCCTTTGGCTCTGCGCCGCATGCTTCACCTGCACCGACCGCTGCCCCCAAGACGTCGAAGTAGCCGCGGTGATCCGTGTCTTCCGCAACCTCGCCGCTGAAAAAGGCTGCATACCCCAGGTTTTTAAGGATCAAGCCCAAAGCCTGATAGAAACGGGTTACGCCTACAAAATCCCCGATTTACGCGTCAAGAAGCGGGAATCTTTGGGGTTGCCGCCTCTGCCCAGAGGCAACGCGGAAGCCGCCAAAAAAATGCTTAAAGGCATAAAATTCTTTAGCTGCATCCAGCAGCCGCAAGGAGAATCCGGCGATGTCAAGCAATAA
- a CDS encoding CoB--CoM heterodisulfide reductase iron-sulfur subunit B family protein produces MSSNKWLIYLGCAVPYRVASYEISARKILAKLGVELIEMPEFNCCGLPFDPVSHETMLIMAAKNLAVAEQQGLNILTLCPGCAGTLKKVNKILKEDKAQREQINAHLKEAGLEFKGIIETKHLLQFLKEDIGIDKVKAAVTNPLTGLNVAEHNGCHILRPKEYIGFDDPEDPQTLKMLIEATGATCLDYIDETECCGAPSVGVSDKVALALARDKLSHIKMVEAQALITICPFCHIMYDTNELRIEKTFNEVYGIPILHYPQLLGLAMGMSPDELAFGDLRVNAQKIKQYAQGASKP; encoded by the coding sequence ATGTCAAGCAATAAATGGCTGATTTATCTAGGCTGCGCAGTGCCCTACCGCGTTGCATCCTACGAGATCAGCGCACGCAAAATCCTCGCTAAACTGGGCGTGGAACTTATTGAGATGCCCGAGTTTAACTGCTGCGGGTTGCCCTTTGATCCTGTGAGCCACGAAACCATGCTTATTATGGCTGCTAAGAACCTTGCAGTTGCAGAGCAGCAGGGCTTAAACATCCTAACGCTTTGCCCCGGCTGCGCGGGCACCTTAAAGAAAGTTAACAAAATCCTAAAAGAAGACAAAGCACAGCGCGAGCAAATCAACGCTCACCTCAAAGAGGCGGGTCTCGAGTTCAAGGGCATCATCGAAACCAAGCATCTGCTCCAGTTCCTCAAAGAAGACATAGGTATAGATAAAGTCAAAGCCGCCGTCACCAACCCCCTGACTGGACTAAACGTGGCGGAACACAACGGCTGCCACATCCTGCGTCCCAAAGAATACATAGGCTTTGATGACCCCGAAGACCCCCAGACACTCAAGATGCTCATTGAAGCCACAGGCGCCACCTGCCTTGACTACATCGACGAAACCGAATGCTGCGGAGCCCCCAGCGTAGGCGTAAGCGACAAAGTAGCGTTGGCGTTGGCGCGTGATAAGCTCAGCCACATAAAAATGGTTGAAGCTCAAGCTTTAATCACGATTTGCCCGTTCTGCCACATAATGTACGATACAAACGAGCTACGCATAGAGAAAACTTTTAACGAAGTCTATGGCATTCCCATTTTGCATTATCCGCAACTACTCGGATTAGCCATGGGCATGAGTCCTGATGAATTAGCCTTTGGCGACCTTCGAGTAAATGCACAGAAGATAAAGCAATATGCGCAAGGAGCAAGCAAACCATGA
- a CDS encoding oxidoreductase, with product MSKSKLKIAFYWAASCGGCEIAVLDINEKILDVANLADIVFWPVALDVKYKDVEAMADKYIDITFFNGSVRNSEQEHMAKLLRQKSKTLVAFGSCAHEGCIPGLANLTDKQGVFEQVYLKDTSNVNPDATVPKAESKVKEGTLKIPEFYDTVKTLNQTVEVDYYLPGCPPPVKLIAAAIDAIASGNLPAKGSVLAPPKAVCDECPRKRDNKKIDKIYRVYEKTPDPDVCLLEQGILCMGPATRSGCGAQCLKVDMPCTGCGAKAPNVPEQGAAMISALASILGYDGVEGKEKYTEKEIEELISQIKDPAGTFYMYSLPASLLKRKVIKK from the coding sequence ATGAGTAAAAGCAAGCTGAAAATAGCCTTCTACTGGGCTGCAAGCTGCGGCGGCTGCGAAATCGCCGTCTTAGACATAAACGAGAAAATCCTTGATGTAGCCAACTTAGCTGATATCGTGTTTTGGCCAGTTGCACTCGACGTTAAATACAAAGACGTTGAAGCCATGGCTGACAAGTACATTGACATCACCTTCTTTAACGGCTCTGTACGCAACAGCGAACAGGAGCATATGGCAAAGCTGCTGCGGCAGAAATCCAAGACGCTGGTGGCGTTTGGCTCCTGTGCACACGAGGGATGTATCCCCGGGTTAGCTAACTTAACTGATAAACAGGGCGTTTTTGAGCAGGTTTACCTCAAAGATACCTCCAACGTTAACCCCGATGCAACCGTACCTAAAGCCGAAAGTAAAGTTAAAGAAGGCACCCTTAAAATCCCCGAGTTCTACGACACCGTCAAAACCCTCAACCAAACCGTAGAAGTCGACTACTACCTCCCCGGCTGCCCCCCGCCAGTTAAGCTGATTGCAGCAGCCATCGATGCCATCGCAAGCGGCAACCTCCCCGCGAAAGGCTCCGTGCTGGCGCCGCCTAAAGCAGTCTGCGATGAATGCCCCCGCAAACGCGATAACAAAAAAATCGACAAAATTTACCGTGTATACGAGAAAACCCCCGACCCAGACGTGTGCCTTCTTGAACAGGGCATTCTTTGTATGGGTCCAGCAACCCGAAGCGGCTGTGGCGCGCAGTGCCTAAAAGTTGATATGCCCTGTACTGGCTGCGGCGCAAAAGCCCCCAACGTACCCGAGCAGGGTGCAGCCATGATTTCGGCTTTAGCTTCGATTTTGGGTTATGACGGCGTGGAAGGTAAAGAGAAATATACGGAGAAAGAGATTGAGGAGTTAATCAGCCAAATTAAGGATCCGGCTGGAACATTCTACATGTATAGTTTGCCTGCTTCGCTTCTGAAACGTAAGGTGATTAAGAAATGA
- a CDS encoding Ni/Fe hydrogenase subunit alpha: protein MKEIIIDPITRLEGHGNVSIFLDAKGEVANAYLKIPELRGFEKFCIGRRAELMPQLTSRICGVCPVAHHFAAAKALDVAFNVEPPSAAKKLRELMYAAYIIYDHTLHFYYLGGPDFIVGIDAPPEKRNILGVIEKAGMDVAKDVIKHRAYGQKITEIIGGKATHPVCGLPGGMSKALSEENRAEIEKMAVSCRDFAQFTLKLFHDLVLNNAKYVGLIKSQAYCMPTYYMGTVDENNKVNFYDGKVRVVDPKGAEFARFDAQDYLGYVGEHVEEWTYSKFPFLKAVGWKGLASGADSGIYRVGPLGRINASDGMATPLAQAEYMEMKKMLGKPVHNTLAFHWARLIELMYATERAMELVKDPEITSTNVRGKPGEPTEGVGIVEAARGTLIHHYTLDKDALIKDVNLVVATTNNYPAICMSIRDAAKGLIHNGKVDQGILNMVEMAFRAYDPCFGCATHAAVGQMPLTVEVYDADKQLVDSVSR from the coding sequence ATGAAGGAAATCATAATTGACCCCATAACAAGGCTTGAAGGACACGGTAACGTCTCGATTTTCCTCGACGCAAAAGGTGAAGTCGCCAATGCCTACCTTAAAATCCCTGAGCTGCGTGGCTTTGAAAAATTCTGTATAGGCCGAAGAGCAGAGCTTATGCCCCAGCTTACCTCGCGTATCTGCGGTGTCTGCCCCGTGGCGCATCACTTCGCCGCAGCCAAAGCCCTCGACGTAGCCTTCAACGTGGAACCGCCATCAGCGGCAAAGAAGCTCCGTGAACTGATGTACGCCGCATACATAATCTACGATCACACCCTGCACTTCTATTATCTGGGCGGCCCCGACTTCATCGTAGGCATCGATGCTCCCCCAGAAAAACGCAACATCCTAGGCGTCATCGAGAAAGCCGGCATGGACGTAGCCAAAGACGTCATAAAGCACCGTGCCTATGGACAGAAAATCACAGAGATAATCGGCGGCAAAGCAACCCATCCCGTCTGCGGATTACCCGGCGGCATGTCTAAGGCACTTAGCGAGGAGAACCGCGCTGAAATCGAGAAGATGGCGGTTTCCTGCCGCGACTTTGCCCAGTTCACCCTTAAACTCTTCCATGACCTCGTGTTAAACAACGCAAAATACGTGGGTTTAATCAAGAGTCAAGCCTACTGCATGCCAACCTACTACATGGGCACCGTGGATGAGAACAACAAAGTTAACTTCTACGACGGCAAAGTCCGAGTTGTCGACCCCAAGGGCGCTGAATTCGCCAGGTTTGACGCTCAAGACTATTTGGGCTACGTCGGCGAACACGTGGAAGAGTGGACGTATAGCAAATTCCCTTTCCTGAAAGCAGTCGGCTGGAAAGGCTTAGCCTCAGGCGCAGATAGCGGTATCTACCGCGTTGGTCCACTGGGCAGAATCAACGCTTCAGATGGCATGGCTACTCCGCTGGCTCAAGCCGAATACATGGAAATGAAGAAGATGCTGGGTAAACCCGTCCATAACACTTTGGCTTTCCACTGGGCCAGACTCATCGAGCTCATGTACGCCACCGAACGCGCTATGGAGCTGGTGAAGGATCCTGAAATCACAAGCACCAACGTCCGCGGCAAACCAGGCGAGCCCACCGAGGGCGTCGGCATCGTGGAAGCAGCACGCGGCACCCTTATCCACCACTACACTCTTGACAAGGACGCACTGATAAAAGACGTCAACCTGGTCGTTGCAACCACCAACAACTACCCCGCCATCTGCATGAGCATCCGCGACGCCGCCAAAGGCTTAATCCATAACGGTAAGGTTGATCAGGGAATTCTCAACATGGTTGAGATGGCTTTCCGCGCCTATGACCCTTGCTTTGGCTGTGCTACCCACGCGGCTGTGGGGCAGATGCCTTTGACAGTGGAAGTCTATGATGCAGACAAGCAGCTTGTTGATTCCGTCAGCCGATAA